The following proteins are encoded in a genomic region of Vanessa tameamea isolate UH-Manoa-2023 chromosome 4, ilVanTame1 primary haplotype, whole genome shotgun sequence:
- the Axud1 gene encoding uncharacterized protein Axud1: MEEPSKEYLDATKDEKNSDSDVNSEDLSCSDEQINVNMNSSPFYESSDSKIDYAEKIDDNDTLSDIDDIKTDTASADSEDSALGSLPSDCALNDREEDARDRSDGSDSGLGSESPDNGKLPSFNIALPCPIEPSNLQPEKDEVNVNAFSNDNNQENEDHNSIEAIKKPLKSSLKRKYDCEQHDEPQLKKKKHKIQFDNVTVFYFPRAQGFTCVPSQGGSTLGMEWEHSHIHKFTLVEHALEQRRLHRQVLQQIKSERHNLQGASLSSSEDSDTEEEASDISESELDLDSYYFLQPVPTRQRRALLRAAGVRKIEGYEKDECRDIRTSREFCGCACKGVCNPDNCSCSLAGIKCQVDRLNFPCGCTRDGCCNTTGRIEFNPMRVRTHFINTLMRIGLEKKNEENQEAAKRKWAEAHSANASCVPTIPYNKENCHNHEESAMTSLNLPPRLGMESCIPGNFSNIHHTLNSSNSNQNDTFNFRGEPVDHRNLKISNMMTFVDKSDHRNHDPYTSNILQGKGPPYHATNTIEYNTMANNMQRYQCDLSYSYEQQYPDSHHFKGLQSFSAASFEEFAHNSQMSMLNHYGHMYSDYMPKPSTSMPEHTSLPYQSMSHNHYDMYKNIPDCVNTDNKVDSHYTTLMTMPYQQSNKLQAVENDENWFSHNTLLNLDHSVQVNESVPIVQTEQVQTLTEGETSDTTENFGELIKKTMVESVTV; this comes from the coding sequence ATGGAAGAGCCCAGTAAAGAATACTTAGATGCAACAAAAGACGAAAAGAATAGTGACAGTGATGTTAATAGTGAAGATTTGAGTTGTAGCGATGAACAAATTAATGTAAACATGAATAGCTCTCCTTTTTATGAGAGCAGTGATAGTAAGATAGATTATGCTGAAAAGATAGATGACAACGATACTTTAAGTGATATAGACGACATCAAGACAGATACTGCATCAGCAGATAGTGAGGACTCTGCGCTTGGTAGTCTCCCGTCCGACTGTGCGCTGAACGATAGAGAAGAAGATGCACGGGATAGATCTGACGGAAGTGACTCGGGACTAGGTTCAGAAAGTCCAGATAATGGTAAACTACCAAGCTTTAATATAGCACTACCTTGTCCGATTGAACCAAGCAATTTGCAACCGGAAAAAGATGAAGTCAATGTTAACGCTTTTTCTAACGATAATAATCAAGAAAATGAGGATCATAATTCAATTGAAGCTATTAAAAAACCCCTAAAAAGTAGccttaaaagaaaatatgacTGCGAACAACATGACGAACCccaattaaagaaaaagaaacacAAAATACAGTTCGACAACGTAACAGTTTTCTATTTTCCAAGGGCTCAAGGTTTCACGTGTGTGCCTTCTCAAGGAGGCTCTACTTTAGGAATGGAGTGGGAGCATAGCCATATACATAAGTTTACATTAGTTGAACATGCACTAGAACAAAGGCGGTTGCATAGACAAGTTTTACAACAGATAAAAAGTGAACGACATAATTTACAAGGAGCATCTCTGTCGTCCAGTGAAGATAGTGATACTGAAGAAGAAGCAAGTGATATATCTGAATCTGAGTTAGATTtagatagttattatttcttgcaACCGGTACCAACAAGACAGAGGCGAGCTTTATTAAGAGCAGCTGGTGTAAGAAAAATTGAAGGCTATGAAAAAGATGAATGTAGAGATATTAGAACATCTCGTGAATTCTGTGGTTGTGCTTGTAAGGGTGTTTGCAATCCAGATAACTGTTCTTGTAGTCTAGCAGGCATTAAATGTCAAGTCGATAGACTTAATTTCCCTTGTGGTTGTACTAGAGATGGATGCTGTAATACAACTGGTAGAATTGAGTTTAACCCTATGAGAGTACGAACTCATTTTATCAATACACTTATGAGAATAGGTCTTGAAAAGAAAAATGAAGAAAATCAAGAAGCTGCTAAAAGAAAATGGGCTGAAGCACATAGTGCAAACGCTTCTTGTGTGCCTACTATACCGTATAATAAAGAAAACTGCCATAATCACGAAGAATCTGCAATGACTAGCTTAAATCTACCTCCTAGATTGGGAATGGAATCTTGTATTCCAGGcaattttagtaatatacaCCACACTTTGAATAGTTCTAATAGTAATCAAAatgatacttttaattttagagGTGAGCCCGTAGACCATAGAAATTTGAAAATTAGTAACATGATGACTTTTGTAGATAAATCTGATCATCGAAACCATGATCCCTACACGTCTAATATTCTCCAAGGCAAAGGTCCTCCTTATCATGCCACTAACACGATAGAGTATAACACAATGGCAAACAATATGCAAAGATACCAATGTGATCTCAGTTACTCATATGAACAACAATATCCGGACAGTCACCACTTTAAGGGGTTGCAAAGTTTTTCTGCAGCTAGTTTCGAAGAATTTGCACATAATTCACAAATGTCTATGCTCAATCATTATGGTCACATGTACTCAGATTACATGCCGAAACCAAGCACAAGCATGCCTGAACATACTTCGTTGCCATACCAATCAATGTCGCATAATCATTatgatatgtataaaaatatcccGGACTGTGTAAACACTGATAACAAAGTGGACTCTCATTATACAACTTTAATGACAATGCCATATCAACAAAGCAATAAGTTACAAGCTGTAGAGAATGATGAAAATTGGTTTAGTCACAATACACTGCTTAACTTAGATCATTCCGTTCAGGTCAATGAAAGTGTCCCAATAGTTCAAACAGAACAAGTTCAAACTTTGACTGAAGGTGAAACAAGTGACACAACTGAAAACTTTGGTGAACTTATAAAAAAGACTATGGTAGAGTCTGTTactgtgtaa